TGAGATATGCGCGGGATCGTGTCGATGACGCGATCAAGGTCGTCGTCACCAATCGCAAGGCCGATGCGATCGCGAGCGCTGCCGAGTGAGGTCCGTTCGGGGCTGCGCGCTGGAGCGCTGACTGAAACGCCTGCTCACACCGAGCAGTAGCGCTCCTTGATCTCGTCGTCGGCGAGCAACGCCCGCGCCGAGGCCTGGTGCACCACGGCCCCTTGATCCAGCACATAGGCTCGATCGGCGATACCGAGTGCAAGCTCGACATTCTGCTCGACCAACAGAACTGTCGTTCCCTGCGCCTTCATGCTGCGGAACAGCTCGAACATCTCGTCGACCAGCACGGGCATGATGCCCTCCGAAGGCTCATCCAGCATGATCAGGTCGGGCTTTGCGATCATTGCCCGCGCGATCGCCAGCATCTGCTGCTCTCCGCCGGACATCGTCACCGCATCCTGATCCATGCGTTCCGCCAGCCGCGGGAATATCATTGCGATCTCGTCGATCAGTTCCGCCTCGCGCTTCTTTTGCCTCGATGCCACCAGGCCAAGCCGCAAATTCTCTCGCACTGACAGTCCCTGCACGATCCGCCGCTCTTCGGGAACGTAGGCGAGCCCCAACGCGAAGCGCACGTGCGCCGGCCGGTTCAGCAGCTCCTCGCCCTTGAAGGTCACCGAACCGCGCGTCCGCCCCATCAGGCCCATGATCGATTTCAGCGTCGTGGTCTTGCCGGCGCCATTGCGGCCGATCAGGCAGACGATCTCGCCTTTGGTCACATCGAGACTGATGTCCTGCAGCGCGTGGCTTGCACCATACCAGGCATTGAGCTTGCTGATCCGCAGCATCCCTCAGTGCTCCCGCTGACCGAGATAGACACGCTTTACCGCCTCGTTCTGCCGAACCTCCTGTGGCGTTCCCTCGGCAAGCAGTTCGCCGTGGTGCAGCACGAGGATGCGATCGCTGATCCCGAGCACCAGCTTCATCTTGTGCTCGACGAGGATCACCGTGCGCTCCCTCGCGAGCTTCACGATCAGATCCATCATGGTCCGGGTTTCTTCCGGGCTCATCCCGGCCGTGGGCTCGTCGAGCAGCAGCAAACGGGGTTGGCTCGCAAGCGCCATGCCGATCTCCAGCGCCCGCTGCTCACCATGTGCCAGCGTCTTGGCCGCGCGCTCCCGGGACTCCCACAACCCGACCAGAGCCAATAACTCGTCGGCCCGCTCGACCAGTTCGGTCAAACGCGCACGGGGACGCCAGATGTCGTATCGCGACACCAATGCCTGCAGTCCGACACGGATGTTCTCACGCGTCGTGAGCTGTGGAAACACGCTGGTGATCTGAAACGATTTTGCGATCCCCATGTGGGCAAAGCGGTGCTGGGGCTGGCCCGTGACATCCTTGCCCTCGAATTCGACCCTGCCCTTAGTGGGCGGAAAGGCGCCGCACAGCAAGTTGAAATACGTGCTCTTTCCAGCCCCGTTCGGACCGATGATCGAGGTGATCGCTCCCCTCGAGAACTCGGCTGAGATATTGTTGAGGGCGACAAACTTCCCGAACGTCTTGCCGACACCCCTGGTGCGCAGGATGGTCTCGCTCGCTTGGCCTGCTGCAGCCGTCATCGCCTGCCCCGCGCGATCAGCGTGCCCCAGATGCCTGCGGGGAAGAACAGCACGCATGCAATGAAGATGGCGCCGACGATCAGTTGCCAGTGAACGGTCCAGACGGAGACGATGTTCTCCAGGACCAGGAAGACCGCAGCGCCGATCATCGGCCCGAAGAACGTCCCCATGCCGCCAAGAAGAGCGATCATCACCACGAGGCCTGACGTCTCGTAGTGCAGGATCTCGATCGGAACGATCGACAAGTGCAGCGCCTGCAAGGCACCCGCGAGACCGCATAAACCGCCCGACAGGACGAAGGTCAGCAATCGCGTCAGGGTGACATCATAGCCCGACGCGCGGGCCCTCATCTCGTTCTCCCGCACCGCTTCAATGACGGCACCGAATGGCGACGCGAGAATACGCGACATCACAAAGAATGCCGCGATCACGAACGCCGCAACGACGTAGTATCGGATCATCGGATTGATGAAATCGATCCGCAGACCTAACAGATCGATGGTGCGGACATTGATGCCGCGAAGTCCATTCTCACCGCCAGTCAAGTCGATCGCCTGATAGAAGAGGTAATAGACACACTGCGAGAGCGCCATTGTGACCATGGCGAAGTAGATGCCGCGGGTCCTGATCGCGAGCACGCCGACCACCAGCGCCATCAACAGGCCACCAGCGACCCCAGCCGCAATCGCCGCATACCATGGCCAGCCGAGGTGCACGATGGCGATGCCGCAGAGATAGGCACCGGTCCCGAACAACGCCGCATGACCAAACGACAGAAGTCCCA
The window above is part of the Bradyrhizobium sp. PSBB068 genome. Proteins encoded here:
- a CDS encoding ABC transporter ATP-binding protein; the encoded protein is MLRISKLNAWYGASHALQDISLDVTKGEIVCLIGRNGAGKTTTLKSIMGLMGRTRGSVTFKGEELLNRPAHVRFALGLAYVPEERRIVQGLSVRENLRLGLVASRQKKREAELIDEIAMIFPRLAERMDQDAVTMSGGEQQMLAIARAMIAKPDLIMLDEPSEGIMPVLVDEMFELFRSMKAQGTTVLLVEQNVELALGIADRAYVLDQGAVVHQASARALLADDEIKERYCSV
- a CDS encoding ABC transporter ATP-binding protein gives rise to the protein MTAAAGQASETILRTRGVGKTFGKFVALNNISAEFSRGAITSIIGPNGAGKSTYFNLLCGAFPPTKGRVEFEGKDVTGQPQHRFAHMGIAKSFQITSVFPQLTTRENIRVGLQALVSRYDIWRPRARLTELVERADELLALVGLWESRERAAKTLAHGEQRALEIGMALASQPRLLLLDEPTAGMSPEETRTMMDLIVKLARERTVILVEHKMKLVLGISDRILVLHHGELLAEGTPQEVRQNEAVKRVYLGQREH
- a CDS encoding branched-chain amino acid ABC transporter permease; this encodes MTETVQSIKQPRATTGGWYEFATRHRASIAAAVVLVFPLLMPFTALAVNILIYGLYALGFNLVFGYLGLLSFGHAALFGTGAYLCGIAIVHLGWPWYAAIAAGVAGGLLMALVVGVLAIRTRGIYFAMVTMALSQCVYYLFYQAIDLTGGENGLRGINVRTIDLLGLRIDFINPMIRYYVVAAFVIAAFFVMSRILASPFGAVIEAVRENEMRARASGYDVTLTRLLTFVLSGGLCGLAGALQALHLSIVPIEILHYETSGLVVMIALLGGMGTFFGPMIGAAVFLVLENIVSVWTVHWQLIVGAIFIACVLFFPAGIWGTLIARGRR